From the genome of Rhodothermales bacterium, one region includes:
- a CDS encoding Gfo/Idh/MocA family oxidoreductase, whose amino-acid sequence MNRIPDPPASHISRRHFNKMAAAALGLGPVLCGREQQAVSPAAVHERSDEEKLGIALVGLGRYSTRQLAPALEETRLCKLAGIVTGTPSKADRWMQQHPELEGHVYDYETFDRIVDDDAIDIVYVVLPNSMHAEFTIRAAEAGKHVICEKPMAVSAAEAQTMIDACEAVDRRLYIGYRLHFEPHNLETMRIGQERVYGAIKYVQTAFGFRLGNPNQWRLKKSLAGGGALMDVGIYALQAARYVTGEEPVQVTAQEFKTDPEKFAEVDETIAWQMTFPSGCIATCATTYAAYEERLYASAENGWVELRPAYGYGGIKGRTSEGPMNFPQINQQARHMDGVADSIIHGHESSVDGYEGLRDMRVIDAIYESVRTGRAVAL is encoded by the coding sequence ATGAATCGTATTCCCGACCCTCCCGCCTCGCACATATCCCGCCGACACTTCAACAAGATGGCAGCGGCGGCGCTGGGTCTTGGGCCTGTGTTGTGCGGCCGTGAACAACAGGCTGTATCTCCGGCGGCGGTCCATGAACGCTCCGATGAGGAGAAGCTTGGCATCGCACTCGTGGGACTCGGCCGCTACTCGACTCGCCAACTCGCACCCGCTCTCGAAGAAACCCGTTTGTGCAAGCTCGCGGGCATCGTGACCGGCACGCCCTCCAAGGCGGACCGGTGGATGCAGCAACATCCCGAACTCGAAGGCCACGTATACGACTACGAGACGTTCGACCGTATTGTCGACGACGACGCGATCGATATCGTCTATGTCGTGCTGCCGAACAGCATGCATGCGGAGTTCACCATCCGGGCGGCAGAGGCCGGTAAGCATGTGATCTGCGAGAAGCCGATGGCCGTCTCGGCAGCAGAGGCGCAAACGATGATCGACGCGTGCGAAGCCGTCGACAGAAGGCTTTACATCGGCTACCGACTGCACTTCGAGCCGCATAATCTTGAGACAATGCGGATCGGGCAGGAACGAGTCTACGGTGCGATCAAGTACGTGCAGACGGCGTTCGGCTTCCGACTCGGCAACCCGAACCAGTGGCGGCTCAAGAAGTCGCTGGCGGGCGGGGGCGCCCTGATGGACGTGGGCATCTACGCCCTGCAGGCCGCGCGGTATGTCACCGGAGAAGAGCCCGTGCAGGTGACGGCGCAGGAGTTTAAGACGGACCCCGAGAAATTCGCGGAAGTCGACGAGACCATCGCGTGGCAGATGACATTTCCGAGTGGTTGCATCGCCACGTGCGCGACGACCTACGCGGCCTACGAGGAGCGACTCTACGCGTCGGCCGAGAACGGATGGGTGGAACTGCGACCTGCCTACGGGTATGGCGGGATTAAGGGACGGACGTCGGAGGGCCCCATGAACTTTCCGCAGATCAACCAGCAGGCACGGCACATGGACGGCGTAGCCGACAGCATCATCCACGGACACGAATCGAGTGTTGATGGCTACGAGGGACTGCGCGACATGCGTGTCATCGACGCGATCTACGAGAGCGTTCGGACGGGACGCGCCGTCGCCCTTTAG
- a CDS encoding T9SS type A sorting domain-containing protein — protein sequence MLVQKIGKQTIGVLAVLLLPLCGTAQPVINVVPSPVLFGNRPGAENYTEIINRGNESLTIDSLRFGITFPYGWVLDLVLPDTTFDVSFAFGVLDYPHPFPDISIAAGDTATVRLIGWDPCLVCKASDHFARPVLDTPFVFSNDPVVSSVAVPIDFTFYVGVDPTTDPRGRSTLVVFPNPAASIITIHVPSIFTGQTRIKVFDLVGRMVGQDDIPASETQTSINVAGWHSGAYAVQATNGERVTRTTFVVAK from the coding sequence ATGCTCGTGCAGAAGATCGGCAAACAGACGATCGGTGTGCTAGCTGTCCTGCTACTTCCGCTTTGTGGCACGGCGCAGCCAGTAATTAACGTGGTGCCGAGTCCGGTCTTGTTCGGCAACCGCCCGGGTGCGGAAAACTACACAGAGATCATTAATCGCGGCAACGAGTCGCTGACCATCGACAGCTTGCGATTTGGGATAACATTCCCGTATGGCTGGGTGCTGGACCTCGTCCTCCCGGACACAACATTTGATGTCTCTTTCGCATTTGGCGTCTTGGACTATCCTCACCCATTCCCTGACATCTCCATCGCTGCCGGAGACACGGCAACTGTTCGCTTGATTGGGTGGGACCCGTGCTTGGTGTGCAAGGCGAGCGACCATTTCGCACGGCCCGTGCTGGACACGCCGTTCGTGTTTAGCAACGATCCGGTCGTATCTAGCGTGGCCGTTCCTATCGATTTCACGTTCTACGTGGGCGTCGATCCTACGACAGACCCGCGTGGCCGAAGTACGCTGGTGGTATTCCCGAATCCGGCCGCGTCCATAATTACAATCCACGTCCCGTCGATATTCACAGGGCAAACGAGAATAAAGGTCTTCGATCTAGTCGGCAGAATGGTTGGACAGGACGACATTCCTGCATCGGAGACGCAGACCTCGATCAATGTGGCCGGCTGGCATTCCGGCGCCTACGCAGTGCAGGCAACGAACGGCGAGCGAGTTACACGAACCACGTTCGTGGTTGCGAAGTGA
- a CDS encoding fasciclin domain-containing protein, with amino-acid sequence MINRLSTLLVASAFLLAGCSDSLVDSPSAADDSLGKRDRAAGQQTLTVVETALAVNADSGEFSTLIAALSHAGLVEALDAFEQVTVFAPTDAAFAAIGLNADNVAAAFPEDDDVAALTNILLYHLKEGRQFSRPVLNKKQIEMVNGGFTYPDASGPSLVDANGGAAPFVGTDVPASNGVIHIIGAVLLP; translated from the coding sequence ATGATTAATCGTCTTAGTACACTCCTGGTCGCATCTGCTTTCCTTCTGGCCGGATGCTCTGACTCTCTCGTTGACTCGCCGTCTGCGGCTGACGACAGCCTCGGCAAGCGCGACCGGGCAGCCGGTCAGCAGACGCTGACCGTTGTCGAAACCGCCCTGGCCGTTAACGCCGACTCGGGTGAGTTCTCAACACTAATTGCTGCGCTGAGCCACGCCGGCCTCGTAGAGGCACTCGACGCGTTTGAGCAGGTCACAGTATTCGCCCCGACGGACGCCGCCTTCGCTGCGATCGGTCTGAATGCCGACAACGTTGCCGCTGCTTTTCCCGAGGACGATGACGTGGCCGCGCTCACGAACATCCTCCTGTATCACCTGAAGGAGGGTCGTCAGTTCTCGCGGCCGGTCCTCAACAAGAAGCAGATTGAAATGGTCAACGGCGGCTTCACGTATCCCGATGCTTCTGGCCCGTCACTCGTGGATGCCAACGGCGGTGCTGCACCGTTCGTCGGCACTGACGTGCCCGCCAGCAACGGTGTGATTCACATCATCGGAGCCGTGCTTCTTCCATAG